In Saprospiraceae bacterium, one DNA window encodes the following:
- a CDS encoding 50S ribosomal protein L9 — protein MEIILLKDIDTLGDKHEIVKVKPGYGRNYLIPQGLAVNANAVNRKKRDAIISEEDAKESARLDEYREMAAKLEGQTLKIAVKAGTSGKIFGSVTNVQISQALKDQLDMEVERKKIHLPEEVKEMGIYTADLHLHKELHAKVQFELVQD, from the coding sequence ATGGAAATTATTCTTTTAAAAGATATAGATACACTGGGCGATAAACACGAAATCGTCAAAGTAAAGCCGGGATATGGCCGCAATTACCTTATTCCACAGGGATTGGCAGTCAATGCCAATGCAGTAAACCGCAAAAAAAGGGATGCCATCATATCAGAAGAAGATGCTAAAGAATCGGCAAGACTTGACGAATACAGAGAAATGGCCGCTAAACTTGAAGGACAAACTCTAAAAATTGCTGTAAAAGCAGGTACTTCCGGCAAAATCTTTGGAAGTGTTACTAATGTTCAGATCTCACAGGCACTTAAAGATCAGTTGGATATGGAAGTGGAACGTAAGAAGATACATCTGCCTGAAGAGGTAAAAGAGATGGGTATTTATACTGCTGATCTTCACCTTCACAAAGAGTTGCATGCCAAGGTACAGTTTGAGTTGGTTCAGGACTAA
- a CDS encoding alanine dehydrogenase: protein MSNPAKPIIFSDFFTEGQYQTEVETLAVSESKKSLTIGVPKEIILSEHRVSLAPQSIRTLCGYGHKVVIESGAGIKSSFTDHHFSEAGAHISHSKEEVFKSQVLVKIAPPTSEEIDLMQPEQILISPLQLPVLNDDYLEKLKKKRITALAMEYLQSEDGSYPIVRIMSEIAGMSAVLTAAEYLNNTREGGRGLLLGGVSGVPPAKIVILGAGVVAESAIKVALSLGASIRVFDNNITKLMRLQTAVGRHLHTSSINPVYLAYQLTSADVVIGAIHSKSGRTPIIVTEEMVSKMKNGAVIVDISIDQGGCIETSHMTTLDDPSFIKHVVIHYCVPNIASKVSRTSSLAVSNIITPLLLKMSANLHFDNLLYEHKGIRNGCYTYKGCITNEYLSRRFGLKYTSLDLLMTSKS from the coding sequence ATGAGTAATCCTGCCAAACCTATTATTTTTTCAGATTTTTTTACGGAAGGACAATATCAAACTGAGGTAGAAACACTTGCAGTCAGCGAAAGTAAAAAAAGCCTCACTATTGGTGTGCCCAAAGAAATCATCCTGAGTGAGCACAGAGTATCTTTAGCTCCCCAATCCATCAGAACACTTTGCGGCTACGGGCATAAAGTTGTCATTGAGTCGGGTGCAGGCATAAAATCCAGTTTCACTGATCACCATTTTTCAGAAGCCGGAGCTCATATCTCGCATAGCAAAGAGGAGGTTTTTAAATCTCAGGTACTTGTAAAAATTGCGCCTCCTACCTCTGAAGAGATTGACCTTATGCAGCCTGAACAGATATTGATCTCACCATTACAACTTCCGGTCCTGAATGATGACTATTTGGAAAAATTGAAGAAAAAAAGGATCACCGCACTGGCTATGGAATATCTTCAATCAGAAGACGGAAGTTACCCGATAGTAAGGATCATGAGTGAAATTGCCGGAATGAGTGCCGTTCTTACAGCTGCAGAATATCTCAACAATACCCGGGAAGGTGGTCGAGGACTACTTTTGGGTGGAGTTTCAGGTGTTCCTCCTGCCAAGATAGTTATTTTAGGAGCCGGAGTTGTAGCCGAATCAGCCATAAAAGTAGCGTTAAGTCTGGGTGCGTCCATTCGGGTATTTGACAATAACATAACAAAACTGATGCGACTCCAGACCGCTGTTGGCAGGCATTTACACACATCTTCCATCAATCCCGTTTATCTGGCATATCAGCTTACAAGTGCCGATGTAGTGATCGGTGCTATACACTCCAAGAGCGGTAGGACACCTATTATCGTGACAGAAGAGATGGTGTCAAAAATGAAAAACGGTGCCGTTATAGTAGATATCAGCATTGATCAGGGCGGATGTATCGAAACATCACATATGACCACACTGGATGATCCCAGTTTTATTAAACACGTAGTGATACATTACTGTGTTCCAAATATTGCATCTAAAGTGAGTCGGACCTCATCTCTTGCAGTCAGCAATATCATAACACCTCTATTGTTGAAGATGAGCGCAAACCTTCATTTTGACAATCTGCTTTATGAGCACAAAGGTATAAGAAACGGATGCTATACCTACAAAGGATGTATTACCAACGAATACCTGAGCCGACGTTTCGGACTCAAATACACTAGTCTCGACCTCCTCATGACCAGCAAATCATAG
- a CDS encoding 30S ribosomal protein S18 — translation MMASRDDIKFLSNPSIGQQRKKYCRFKKYGIKYIDYKDSEFLLQFINEQGKLLPRRITGNSLKYQKLVAVAVKRSRHLAILPYVADLLK, via the coding sequence ATAATGGCATCAAGAGACGATATAAAATTTCTTAGCAATCCTTCCATTGGGCAGCAAAGAAAAAAATATTGCCGATTCAAAAAATACGGCATAAAGTACATAGACTATAAAGATTCTGAGTTTTTACTACAGTTTATCAATGAGCAGGGTAAACTTCTACCAAGAAGGATAACCGGTAACTCACTGAAATATCAAAAACTCGTGGCTGTGGCAGTAAAAAGATCCAGACACCTGGCTATCTTGCCTTATGTTGCAGACTTATTAAAATAA
- the rpsF gene encoding 30S ribosomal protein S6, with protein MNHYEVTFIIDPVLSGDEIKSTASTYESLLKDQGCTIVHVHEMGLKQLAYPINKKSSGVYYCIEFTSPSGVVITKLELSLRRDERIMRFLSIKLDKYGIKYNEDRRSGKISPYKKKEAKKKTFDTGAPVTPAAPIAPVAPVVKEEVAIVEEEIIAPVIVQEEE; from the coding sequence ATGAATCATTATGAAGTTACTTTCATCATCGATCCCGTACTGTCAGGTGATGAAATAAAATCGACAGCAAGCACATATGAGTCACTGCTCAAAGACCAGGGGTGTACCATCGTGCATGTACATGAAATGGGGTTGAAGCAACTTGCTTATCCTATTAACAAAAAATCTTCAGGCGTCTATTATTGTATTGAGTTTACTTCACCATCAGGTGTTGTGATCACAAAGTTGGAGTTGTCTTTGAGAAGAGATGAAAGAATCATGCGATTTCTTTCTATCAAATTGGACAAATACGGCATCAAATACAATGAAGACAGACGTTCAGGTAAAATCAGTCCTTACAAGAAAAAGGAGGCAAAGAAAAAAACTTTTGACACAGGTGCTCCTGTAACGCCTGCAGCTCCGATAGCTCCGGTAGCGCCAGTAGTTAAAGAGGAGGTAGCTATAGTGGAAGAAGAAATCATTGCACCGGTGATAGTTCAGGAAGAAGAATAA